The genomic region GCTTGTCGGCATCGCTTGATTTTGCTGCAAGTTCAGGTATCACCTGCTTGAGGAGAAGCAGCAGCAGTTCATATAAGATGTGTTTATTCAGTCTGACATCCTGCATTACTTCAAACATTTTGATCGTTCCTCTTCTGGCATTCTCCTCTCCAACAAGGCTCTTCACAGCATCTGTCatggaagaaaaaaatctagTTGCACAAGATTTCAATAACATAAGCCATTTCTAACATGTAGGAGATATCACAATGACCaagtaaaaatcccaacttgcccttaaactttaaccggacgctgaCACCAACACTTgggcgagtagtaaagccctccttattcttcgaatagttgagctaaaaggAGTGAAACATTGCAAGAACATTATCACATTTATAGAACTTAATAAACTtgtgtacaaaaaaacaaatatataaataaaaaaaccaAGACAACTGGTAACAATAAGTATTAAGTCACCTGGCTGCATTCGCATAAATTTCTCCTTGGCTTTAAGCCTGGTCCTGAGTTTTTCCTCATCTGTCCTTGTTGGTACAGGATCAGCCAGCTTGCCATTTGGCCACATGGACTCACGGAAGTTACGGATATAGTAGATGATCATTGGTTCCGAAAACATCCAGTCCACTGTCTCACGTAGCTGTCTACAATGTAAGAAATACAATATTCGTACTGGttacataaatttaaaagataacGTTGGATGTAATTCAgatttttatttcttccataCAAAGACATTTCCCTGCGTTTTTCCTTTgccaaaattatattatgttctTCTATTGTTTCCAATTCCTGAAATTGAAGACTTTCAAGATCAAAATCTCCAAAATCAAAGCAATCAATTTCCTCTACCTGTTGATGGATCTGCCAAAGCTGACCTCCACAAAGGTGATGAAGGTTCTCCTGAACCAACGGAACATGCCCTGTAAATCATACACCTCCTTGATCAGCCCATACAGGGGCTCCGCTATCGAGTCCTTTGTTCTGTCTTCAGGTCTGTAAAATAAAGGGAAACACTTTATGTAAAAGAAGATTGTCAACTTTGTATGACATAAAGCTTATGTttttattagggatggcaacgagtacccaaGTACTCGGTCAATCATCCGAGTACCCCAGTatcaaatcactactcgagtacttgaaaaaattttttttatagacTCGCCCAATTCGCAGTGAACAGACGTAAGTATCAGATCTTTCATGTTTCCAAGCTGACAATTTACGGCCCCTCTAATCCctgctgtgtacacaattgaccctaataaattatttgacagttgttgtgattgttgcaaactgtcaacaaagggccctAATTTGCAaatagcactgatgtcaattagcgaagttttgatagcggtacatCTTCTACagaattgtattgtttaccaattagtgtgttttcaccaaacaatggacgttGGCGGGGGAATTAGTAACAACCGTTACGTGCAATGATTCCTGAATGGGCGTATTTTtggcaatgattatcacaattgattggtggatatcttaatcatggaaaaattaatattgatgaggaaaacaacaatatttcagtataaaaaaCTGTcagtttaaatagtattttgcAGAGTAAACGACTAAACAATTTATAGATAATTTTCGTTTATTGTAATTCtgaatgttgttcattattgagTGTAGTCTCGATCGAATATGATCCGAGTTTTACCTACAATTTATACTgtagtacatatatacatataaaatgaaatgaaaacgacaaattaaaagcatgaaacaatatttgttttcgtttttattGATTTCTCTGTTAAGGTACATAATGACAgtcttatttaaagatgaaatggCCAATattacgaccaacgcacaatgtACATGaccgatacatgtatacatgaacTTGTCTTTCCCGAAAACCTATTCAAGttatccgagtaatcgagtacccgaggaCTCGATCGGAAGATTGTACGAGTACTCGAGTAACAATtatactactcgttgccatccctagtttttattatatgatgaaacaatgatgtatttacattACATCTGTGGTTGCactaattaatgttttttttctagaaaCATGAAAGGTCTATGCACACAAAACCCCACAGTCCCTCttacatgtaatttatatattcaaaacaaagaaaatttgacttatttaaATGACAGTGAACTTTTCAATAGTAACTTGTTTCAATAAATCTTCCAGTAAAGCAATTAATACAAACTACTATCACCTGTCTTCACTTGCAAAGTATAGGTCCTCATAAGGTTCTTTGGTATCCTGGCCGATAGTGGGTAAGCTGCAAGCAATTGTTTTCTGTTAATTATGGATGTGTCAAATATCAACTATTACTGTTTACATCAGCCATATTGTGATAGTGCTAGAAATATGCTGTGTATATTTAACAGCCACAGTTCTCAGTGATTGATATTCACGCTAGCCTATGGTAAGATCAAAGTACAACTGTTTTCTGACTAGTGGCACACTTCAATATTCCTATGATTTTAGACTTTAGTAGGACACACATGTTTGTTGAtactttatttaagaatatagTTTTTTGGGCTAGTGCTTGAAAACCCGTAATTTTTTTACAcgtatgtttttcaaaattctgaatacatttatattaagatAACTACTCATGCATTACTGCCTGTGATTTCCTATTATGTACACTTCAACCTGGACATGCTAcaatgtaaatttaatcaaGAACAACAATGCTTACCTTTTCAGAAATGATGTTAAGAagaattcatttttcttttcctgGCCTGGCTGTTTAAAGTACTCTGGTGTTGGAGTAAGTAATCCATAAAGTGCCTCGCTGTTACAGAGCCGATCATCCTTCATTATGGCCTGCAAGcaatttcattgttgtttaaaGAAAGTCACTGTGAAACTTTTCATTCCTCTGgatgtacatgtaaaaaaatgacTGTCACATTTCATAAGTTCTCTTTTACACATGCGAAAACATCATTATTCTTGTTGATACTCTTTTGCAGCTCTTCCATTACAATCAACAGATTAGTCTGCCAAAGTATTTTAGCAATCTACTGAATTCAAAAAGACCCTGTGTGATTATGTTTTCCAGGAACATGCATGTCAGAGTTTAACACTGTCTACTTTGGTTTAATTGCTGAGAATAATTAAATCAGTTCCATTCGGAGTCATGTCATAAAACCATAGTGGTACtacatgtttaaacaagagcaccacaGATCAAACGTTAATGCTTATCTGTGGATTTTGAGTCAAAAATGAGGCATAACTCACTAATCAGTCAAACCAGTGGTATgtgccttgctgtacatgtgtgttTTGTCTCTGGCAACCTGTGCAATAAGTTTCATTACCTtgacttttttcttcaaaagacaGACAAGCTAATACTGAACGACCATGTTGTAATCTTTCACTTACTGATAGGTAATCATTTAGTGTAGCTTTTGCCTCCTTCAGAAATTTCTCATCCACAGTTGTGTACACTCTGATCTTAGGCAGCTCTTTGTTCTTTAACCATGAACCAGCTATCTGAAATCAGAATCaaacttttacaacaaaatgtcattttattcaTGGAAATACATTGCTGCACAGGTAACAATATTTCTGCTGAATGAAAGTCTTTTTCCTAATCTGAAATATCAGCATTTAGCccaaaacaagttatataagtgGTTTATAGGAAGCAAAGAAGACTTGGCCAAGACGCACTGTTTTATCCTGGTGTGaagttttgtacatatttcaaTGAGAGTTGAACTGATTAGTCGCCTTAGGAAACTTACAAAATAAGGAGAAGTTGATCCAGGCTGGACCCAATTactattttaacataaacattgtacaaactagagattgcttttttgaaaaagcgcatgtctcccccattgtgtggtcgtaggtgagaaataatcaatgatggacggtcaccttcacctttgacctactgacctgaaaatcaatacgggtcatctactagtcatgatcaactggcataccaggtattaagttcctgggtggaagcattctttagttattgagcggaaaccattttttacctCACAGTATTGTGACCTTCatctttgaccttctgatcccaaaatcaataggggccatcaactagtcatgactaactggcataccaagtatgaagttcgtgggtgtaaacgttcttgagttattgagcagaaaccggttcttcacctcaaggtcagtgaccttgacctttgaccaactgatcgcaaaatcaactagacatcatgaccaacctcacttcaaagtttggtgaacctagatcaaagcattctcctgatattgcacggaaatatttttttacattagaggtcacagcgacgttgacctttgaccttgtgaccccccaaaatataggagttttctaaacctcatgatcaacctccctaccaagtttggtgaacctaggtcaaaccattctcaagatattgagcggaaatgttttttacattgggggtcgccgcgaccttgacctttgacctagtgaccccaaaaacaatagggatcttctacacctcatgaccaacctccctaccaagtttggtgaacctaggtcaaaccgttctcaagattttgagcggaaatgttttttacattgggggtcgccgcgaccttgacctttgacctagtgaccccaaaaacaatagggatcttctacacctcatgaccaacctccctaccaagtttggtgaacctaggtcaaactgttctcaagattttgagcagaaatgttttttatattgggggtcgccgcgaccttgacctttgacctagtgaccccaaaaacaatagggatcctctacacctcacgaccaacctccctaccaagtttggtgatcctaggtcatgcggttttccagttatcgatcggaaacgaagtgtgacgtacggacggactgacggactaccggactaccggactgacggacagggcaaaaacaatatgtctcccccagagagggggagacataaatatatgaatataacagCATTTTTGATGAGcactgcataacaatatacagtaCAGTCAGCGCATACTCATATTTAAACCCACGGCTTGCATTACAAATCCATCTTACAATGAATTTTCACCATTTCCTCGAATTCAACAATTACTTTGTCTGTAAATATGTAGGTATGCTTAATGCATAattccaaaattttaaatgattaaacagtTCGAGAAattcaacatttcaaaatttaccACTGAtgattaaataaagaaatattctgCAGTTTCTTCTGTATTATGGCCCAAAATCAATGTTAAtcaataaagtaaataaacCTTTTACCTGTACAAACTTTTCATGTGCCGTATAAAAGTCCTGGAGTTTCCTGTGTACCACCCAACCCTGGGAGGATGACTGGAGGTTGTGGTGGGCACTGCTGCCAGCCAGGTGAATCACGAGGGTGAATATGGGGAGTGTCTTGTCTCCCTCCTTAACCATCTACAAGGAGACAAAAGATATGTAACATGCTTCAAAAAACTGCATGGGAATGTCGTcactaaaatatgttataaacataaGGCTATCTGTCCAATAAGGCCTTTCGGCAGCATTCCTGTGACAGCccctttttctttttatctcCCCTATCTGTATAATGGAAAAGTCAAAACTACCTATATCTGCCCCATACACAAACATGTGCGCTTCACTGGCCTGTTTTGATGCACCACTGTTTTCTCCATACCCTGGTAGTATGTGGCCCTCAGAATGATGTTTTTCTTTCCTCATAACCTTGTCTAACTAATTGAAACCCCAAACTACCTACCTCTGCCCAAGACACACTTGCTCTCTGCTGGCCGATATTGGTGCACCACTATTGTGGCTGGAGTATGTGGCTCTAGGAATGATGTTTTTCTTACCTTGTCGCCCTTGTCCAACTAATGGAACCCCCAAACCACTTACCCCTACATACGCATGTGCCCACTGGCCGGAATTGGTGCACCACTGTTCTGTCCGGAGTATGTGGCTCTCAGAATAATGTTAATCTTCCCTTGTCGTGGCTCTCAGAATAATGTTAATCTTCCCTTGTCACTCTTGTGTAACTAATGGTAACTATAGAACTACCTACATCCACCCCATACACATGTGCCCTCCACTGGCCGGTATTGGTGCACCACTGTTCTGTCCGGAGTATGTGGCTCTCTAGACGATGTTTTTCTTCCCTCATAGCCTCTATATGACTTTCCATCTCATCCAGGACTTTTGAGAtctaaacaaaacatttttaaaagtatgacatgtttgtttttctaaagcaaaggtatataaaagaaaagaaaatgtgcACCAAGCTTTCAAAAGTACACTGCTGTATATTTGGATGTTCTATTAAGTGAGGGGAAATAATTAGGGAAATGTATGAACAAGTTTTGATTGAAAGAAAGTGGTCATTAAAACATGGCAAAATGATTTCTTAGGATTAAAGATAAGTTGCCAAGGCTGTGATAGacatatgttcttttttaaaaatacatgtacagtcaaAACCTGCTGGCTCGAACTTGCTCGGCTCGAACAAGATGTAAAGGACCCATTTTATATTGAAGGTAAATGTTCTCACTTGACAAAAAGTGTGGGCTGTTCACATGTGTGTGTCTCTAGCTATGCCCCTGTATGAGATCCGACAGGAGGAGTAggaagaagaaaaataataacCACAAGAAGGACCTACTTGAAGAAGAATGGACGTAATTAACCCACCATGAGCATATTCATACCTTGCTATCAGCCTTTTGGGTTTTGAGTGCATCCAGGGCTTGTGCTTTATTGGAGATTTTAGAGTCGAGCTGCTGGAGTTTCTGCTTAGCATGGTACGACTGCACAGAAAACATTTCCAGATCTTCCTCATCCTCCTCTGTAGGCTCAAAAAACAGCTCAGCTGAAATTGATAATGGGATTTACATATGATGGTTTATATAGGTCTGCAATTCAgtaatgtttattataaaccaCTGCTCAACATTAAAATTCTTCTCTATAAAGTTCATATTATAGCGATAGTAAACGTCATTGATGAATCACAATAACTTGTAGATTTTACCTTTCTTCTTGAAGACTATTTCTCCAATTTTACCTTTCAAGAGTCAAAAAGTGATGGTAGAAATCACCAGGGATGTGTATTTTATAACTGCTGACCACATTATAGTTGTAAAAGTCACTGATGTCAGTTGACGggttttaaagaaagaaattaaaCGGGAAATTATTCACAATGATCTTTGCCCTCTGCCTCCTCTCCATGTATGTCACATAGCGATGGAAATGGTCCATCACACGAAATGAAGGGTAATGTACAATAATTAAGTTGGTTATATACACACTGACCTTTGCCCTTTGACCCCTCTGACTCCGCTGCCTCTTCCTCCATGGAGGTCACATACCGGTGGTAGAGGTCACTCACAAGGAATGAAGGATAGTGCTGGCTTTCCAGCCGTTTAAACACATCCTGTTGGGCCTCATAAAATGCTTCTGGGCCCTGCACAATAAATGAGGGGGTAATCAaagaaactgaaaaaaatcagaCTATGTCATGTAGAAACTAGTTATGTAATCTCTGAAATTGCACCAAAATGGTGGAAACAACCTGGGACCAATTAGGTGCGAGATCTACACCTGTAACAGTAGGCCATCCCATCTACcatgatatatatgtttatctaaCTGTATAAGAGACTAAATGAGATAAAGAGAAACTGAGACATGTTATTCCTTACAGAATCTCCCATCATGAAAGTCTCCATGTTCTTGGCCGTATGCCTATCAACTTTCACAGCGCTGGTTGAATTGTTCACATAGCGCTCATATATGTCTGTAGCCAGGTGGTGGAGCTGCGTCTGTGAGTTACAAGAATGATATCTAATGTAAAGAGTTTTTAAATTGCGGGataaattatttacagtatATTTTTAAGACGCATGATGATGTAAATCAGGTATTCATGGAAGTATTATCTAGTTTAAAGTTCTCAATTTGATTCACATTGATTGacttgaaaatataacaaatagaACCCCTCACAAAATTAAATCAATCTACAGCATATAGAATAGTGTATGTTTCAATTACAGTCATTTACAAAACAGGTATTTCACTACCAtcaaaattcaaatacaacCTGGCACTACTTTAGTTCAAAAAGTAGCAAGGAAATCATATCTTAGAGTCTAGGAAGAAAGAACTTTTCTATAAATTTGGAAATGGAAAAGCCAAATGAATATACTCTTACAAAAGAGAAGAACAACTCATACTAACCTTATGTGCTGTTTTCATTTTCTCAACTGCTATCCAAAACCTagataaacaagagatgtttgtcaaacattatgcccccctgagagccatgttgtcaagattatatggacaattgaatgaaatatgcatggaccgaaatgacagctgatttgtcactgacactggatgccgttgaggaagttttaagattatataataaccattcaaagtgtgaggataaagtgtgttatgaccatgacctttgaccacaaaatccataggagtcatcagctggtcaccaaaaatctaaatgtcaagtttgagggtcatcgatgcaggcattgacaagttatcacacagacaagcttttttcgttcaaggtcacggtgacctttgacctgatgg from Mya arenaria isolate MELC-2E11 chromosome 3, ASM2691426v1 harbors:
- the LOC128229021 gene encoding sorting nexin-25-like; its protein translation is MNVQLATGFSVAVVAVLFYYDLLFTTFTLCAHIFVALIGIYLGVSWALVQGKQYVPPALPKEHQHSHVRLILQNMIEAKSGQINGPKKVQISRNMDLELQEVIDLVLRDFILSWYKDLSVDQDSLLAYLQSDLWIVIANISARLSKIEKVQFVTQDMVQKLKIHFQDIRLASRKGPTDGTMTTFSLHPWLRSEESELNYLRKVSEALLLVLLPRYYAKSPPIRHLLREVMATTVLKPSIELLCDPDYLNIKLLAYIEYREKLSEDTRRTYTYAATYEDFVKMIRKCEDIEHLKQLRFNIMTEIMQATTIDKLKKTQPTEKEKPGSPKSKSTDKGGLLQKRNLKRYINQLQVAKARCEKQICNLGGLDYKSYFSGTGEGQSKSLPLERVLPLSTILETVQGQDYFMSFLKREDKETLLGFWIAVEKMKTAHKTQLHHLATDIYERYVNNSTSAVKVDRHTAKNMETFMMGDSGPEAFYEAQQDVFKRLESQHYPSFLVSDLYHRYVTSMEEEAAESEGSKGKAELFFEPTEEDEEDLEMFSVQSYHAKQKLQQLDSKISNKAQALDALKTQKADSKISKVLDEMESHIEAMREEKHRLESHILRTEQWCTNTGQWRAHVYGVDMVKEGDKTLPIFTLVIHLAGSSAHHNLQSSSQGWVVHRKLQDFYTAHEKFVQIAGSWLKNKELPKIRVYTTVDEKFLKEAKATLNDYLSAIMKDDRLCNSEALYGLLTPTPEYFKQPGQEKKNEFFLTSFLKSLPTIGQDTKEPYEDLYFASEDRPEDRTKDSIAEPLYGLIKEVYDLQGMFRWFRRTFITFVEVSFGRSINRQLRETVDWMFSEPMIIYYIRNFRESMWPNGKLADPVPTRTDEEKLRTRLKAKEKFMRMQPDAVKSLVGEENARRGTIKMFEVMQDVRLNKHILYELLLLLLKQVIPELAAKSSDADKPYESDSPMVVSSNYGSSPTSEMQELLFKT